In Treponema primitia ZAS-2, a genomic segment contains:
- a CDS encoding TetR/AcrR family transcriptional regulator yields MRTKDDSKKEAIFEAIIDLLNEIGFSEISMSKIGKRAGVSSSTLYVYFENKEDMLKKVYLEIKGKLRNTMMHGITDDIPMEHIVERLVRNVLIFVLEYRRYYLFLEQFANSPLVGLCEDDAMEMFRPLRAVFEKGIQQGIFKPVPSSLLITYCYKPVGAVGKTLTEKKALPEKLIKQIIQMSWDAIKA; encoded by the coding sequence ATGAGAACAAAGGATGACTCTAAAAAGGAGGCTATTTTTGAGGCAATTATTGACTTGCTGAATGAGATAGGGTTTTCTGAAATAAGCATGTCAAAAATCGGTAAGCGGGCAGGGGTTTCGTCATCGACCCTTTATGTTTACTTTGAGAATAAGGAAGATATGCTTAAAAAGGTGTATCTTGAGATAAAGGGAAAACTAAGAAACACCATGATGCATGGTATTACTGATGATATTCCGATGGAGCACATTGTTGAGCGTCTTGTACGGAATGTCCTAATCTTTGTATTGGAATACAGACGGTATTATCTTTTTCTTGAACAATTCGCTAATTCGCCATTAGTGGGCCTTTGTGAAGATGATGCGATGGAAATGTTCAGGCCCCTTAGAGCCGTTTTCGAGAAAGGAATACAGCAGGGTATATTCAAGCCGGTACCATCATCACTGTTAATCACCTATTGTTATAAACCGGTAGGCGCTGTAGGAAAAACATTGACAGAGAAAAAAGCTTTACCGGAGAAACTTATTAAACAGATTATTCAAATGAGTTGGGATGCAATAAAAGCATAA